Part of the Rhodobacteraceae bacterium M385 genome is shown below.
GCTCGATCACCAAGGCGCGGGCCAGCGCCACGCGCTGCTTTTGGCCGCCGGAAAGCTCACCCGGCAGACGGTCCGCCAGATGCGACAGCCCCACACGGTCCAGCATTTGCATGGCGCGGGTGCGTTGCTCGGCCGAAGGCAGTTTGCGCTGTTTCAGGCCGAAGGCCACGTTTTGCATCACGCTGAGGTGCGGGAACAAAGCGTAGCTTTGGAACACAAGGCCAATGTCGCGTCCATGGGCGGGCAGCTTCGTCAGGTCTTTGTCGCCCAAGCGGATCGCGCCGCTGGTGGGCTGCATGAAGCCGGCCACAAGGCGCAGGGTCGTGGTCTTGCCACAGCCCGACGCGCCCAGAAGCGAGACGAGTTCGCCGTCACCGACGTTAAGCGACAAATCCTCCAGCACCTTGGTCTTGCCGTAGTGGGCGGTGATATTGTCGATGGAAAGGGGCAGGGTCATGGGGAAGTGCCTTTTATTTCGCCACGATGGTCAGGCCGAGCGTCCGCTCGACGATAACCATGACGATGATGGTCAGCCCCATAAGCAACACGGACACCGACGCGACGGTCGGGTCGAAGAATTGCTCGACATGGGCGAGAATTTGGATCGGAAGCGTGGAGATGCCCGGCCCGGTCAGGAACAGGGACACCGACACGTCATTGATGGAGGTGATGAACGCCAGTATGAATGCCGCAATCACGCCCGCCCGGATGTTGGGCAAAACGATGGTGAAGAAGGATTTCACCGGATGGCTGCCAAGGGAAATCGCCGCTTCCTCGATCGAGAAGTCGAACGACGCGAGCGAGGCGGAAATTACCCGCACCACATAGGGCAGCACCAGAAGGGTGTGGCCGATCAGAAGCGACACGAATACAGGCGCGCCAAGGCCGACGTTGACCGAGCGGAGCAGTGAGAAACCAATGACGATTTCGGGCACCAGAATGGGCAGCACGAATAGGGTCGAGAGCCAACCTGGCAAGTAGATGCGGTGGCGGTTTAGGGCGTAGGCGGCGGGAATACCGATTAACAGCGCGAAGAACGTGCCGAGGAATGCGACCTGCAATGAGGTCACGATGGTTCGGCGGAAGGCCGAGATTTCCCAGATGTTCTCGAACCAATGCAGCGTCAGCCCTTGGGGTGGGAAGGCCAGGAACGTGGTGTCCGAGACCGAGGCCCCGAAGATGATAATCAGCGGGCCAAGCAAGAAGATGTAGACCAGAATGGTCATCAGGATCAGCAATGGGTGGATGCGGTTTGTCATATCAGGAAGCCATCGGGTTAAGGCGCTTGGCGATGCGCGTCATGACCAGAACCGTGGTGACAATCACCACCACCATGATCGCCGCCACGGTCGAGGCACTGACCCAGTCAAAGGACGTCATCGCGCGTTGATGCAGGAAGGTGCCCATCATCATCTGACGTGTCCCCCCCAGAAGATGCGGGGTCGCGTAAGAGGTGAAACTGGCAGTGAAAACCAGCACGGCCCCCACGATCAGGCCCGGCGTGGCCAGCGGCAAGATCACCTGAATGAAGGTCTTTGTGGGCGGGGCCCCAAGGGACGCGCTGGCCTGCAACAGGTCATCGGGGATGTTTTCCAACACGCCGATCAGCACCAGGATCATCAGGGGGATAAAGATATAGATCAACGCCAGCACCACCGCCGTTTGGCTATAGAGAAGGGCCAAGGGGCGTTCGATTATTCCTAACCATTCCAAGCTGTTATTCAAAACGCCGTTGCGCCCCAAAATGATCAGCCAAGCGAAGGAACGTACCACAACGCCGGTGAGCAATGGGAATACCGCCAGAACGATGAGCACGGATTTCATCCACGGTGGGCTACGCGATACCACAAAGGCGGTGAGCAGGCCGAAGATCAGGGAAATCACCGTGGTTAAGGCCGCGATCTCGAACGTGCGCCAAAGCACCGTGCGCTGAAAGCCAGAGGCGAAGAAATCCACGTAGGGGGCAAAGGTGCCCCCCGGCGCGGTAAAGGTGAAAGAGATCGTAGCGGCCACCGGAATGATCAGAAACAGCGACACCGCAAGGGTCGCCGGAGACGATAAAATCCAGCCAGTTATTTTATTCATAGGGCAGTTTCCGGTGCCGGAGGTCAGGGTCTCGGGGCAGCTTGGGGCCGCCCCGAGGATTCATGTAGAAGATCGGCTTACATGCCGAAGATTTCGTTCCAGCGGTCGATCCACGACGTCAGGTTCGCGTTCAGCGGCACGTAGTCGATCTGGTTCAGGCTCGAAATCATCTCATCGCCGTAGGTCCAAGGGGCGGCTTGCTCCTCGGTCAGGTCCACACCGTTGTTCACGGGCGCATCCACGCCGCGTTCGGCCAGTGTTTGCTGGATTTCAGTGGAGAGAACGAAGTTCAGGAACTGGTGCGCCAGTTCGACGTTTTCGGACCCGGTGGGGATGTTGATGGTGTTGAGCGTGGCAATCGCGCCATCGTCCAGATCGGCCCAAACGACCGACGGCACAGCCGCCTGAAGGCGACCCAGTGCGAAATCCTGCGCCATGGAGACGGTGATTTCGCCGGTGGAGAAGAGGTTAATCATCTCGGAGCCGGTGTTGTAGTTGGTCAGGATGTTTGGCTGAAGCTCGGACACTTCGGCGAATGCCGCGTCAGGGTCGTCGTAAGCGTTCACACCCGCCCGTTCGCCCGCGCGCAGCACGACCATGGGGCCCGCGGTGGTGGTGATACCGGGCAGGGAAACGGAGCCCGCCAGATCTTCGCGCCACAGGTCATTCCAGGATGTGATCGGCGCTTCAACTTCGTCAGCGTTGTAAACGATGCCGACGCGACCGATTGAATAGGCCGGGCCATATTCACCCTGCGGCGTCTGCGCGAGGTCGTAAAGTTCATCAATATTAGGCACTTGCGCCCGGTCGATCGGCTGGAAAAGGCCCAGTTCGATACCCAATTGCGAGAAGCGGTCGGTCAGATAGATCACGTCCACCCCTTCACCGCCGCGCAACTGAAGGCGGCTCAACCGGTCCGAGTTGTTGCCGGTCTCGAAGATGACTTCGCAGTCGCACATCTCTTGGAACGGATCGACGATGATCTCTTGCAGCGCATCGCCGTTGAAGCCCCACCAGGAAATGGTGAACGTGCGGTCTTGGGCCAGTGCAGGCGTTGCCGCCAGCATGGCGGCGACAGAGGCTGCCGCGATGCGCGAAGTGGATAGTTTTTTCATGATCTTCCCCAGGTTTGTGAATGCCTGACAGCAATGTCAGGCCGAGAATACAGGTAGGCTATGTCCCACCCCCGAATGTGACAAGTTGCCCTTAAGGTCACTTGCCTAGTAATTATCTAACTGACTGAATTTAAGTCAGTTTACTGAGCTTTGGCCTACCAAACGACCCGATGAGTCTCTCCCGTTGCGACGTTGACGAATCCCTGCGGTGCAAGCTCTGACGGGGCCACCAAAACCCACCGCCAAGGGGCGCAGGTCAGGGTGGCGAAAGCCAGACGTTCCGGGAAGCCCGGGAACCATCTGGGGCTGAAAGTCGGCTCGAACATCCAGTCGATCTTCGCACCCTCGGCGTAGAGGTTTTGCATCTCGGCATCGAGTTCCTGCGGCGCGCGACAGGTCATCAACCCGCCCACTTCATAGCGGACCGTAGCGACCAGTTCGCCCTCTCGGACCAACGCCCAACCGCCTTGTGTTTCACGCAAGGCATTTACCGCCTGCGCCATTGCAGCGTCCGATGATCCGACCGCCCAAATGTTGTGTTTGTCGTGGCCCATGGAACAGGCCAACGCGGTGTCTGGCGAGCTTGGCCCAGTGCCGAGCCAGAACATGGCGGCGGTTTTGCCTTCGCCCGAGAACCGGTCAACGATGGCGAATTTGGTCACGTTGCGTGCGGTATCGCGCTGCACAAGTCCGCCCTCAACGGGCAGCTCCATCTCGATGAAGTTGTCGTCCCAATGGAATGGGCGCAGAAGCGCCGCTGTCATGGTTTCGCGTCCCGGATCGGCCTTGATCGCGAAGTCATCCGCGGTCATGTCGCGGGTGATGTTTACTGTCTGCGTTGCCCAATCGGGCCAATCGATCTTGGGCACGGGCTTAAGATAAACGCCGTTGTCCGCAACCAGTTCTCCATCCGCCCAAACCTTGGCGATGGACAGGTTTTGCAGGTCGTCCAACAACACAATATCGCCAAAACGCCCCGGTGCGATGGAGCCAACCCAAGGCGTCAGGCGCATGTGGCGGGCGGGGTTGATCGTGACCATCTGGATCGCAATTTCCGGCGCCAGCCCCGCGTCGATCGCAAGGCGCACGTTGTAATCCGTGGCCCCCATCTTCAGCGTGTCCGAACAGGAGCGGTCATCGGTGGTCAGGGCAAACTGGCTCCAATCCGACAGTCCGGCCTCGATCAGCCCGCGCACCATTTCCGTGAGCGAGTGGGGGCGCAGTTCCATGAACAGACCGCGCCGCAGTTTGTCCAAGACTTCCTCGGTCGTCCAAGCCTCGTGATCCGAGGCCAGCCCTGCCGCCGCAAAGGCGTTGATCGTCGCCATATCGCGGATACCCGCCGCGTGGCCTTCAACCACGCCGCGCTTCTCGAACGTGGCCTCGATCATACCCCAAAGACGGTCGTAGGAGGGGTTTTCCGGGTTCCAGACGGCGGGCCAGTCCATCACCTCGTCTAGTCCTGCAACCATCATGTTGTCGGTCATGAACCCCAGTTGTTCGTCATATCCGAAATGCCCGCCGCCCCATTCATAAGCAGTCGGCGGCACGGCAGAGCCGGGCAGGGGGAAGATCTTTTGCGGGCTGCCTTCAAGCCGCGCCTTGAACCAGAATTCAAGGTTGCGCGGGCCGTTCACGTTGGAAAACTCGTGGCTCGCCTCGCAGGTCCAGGTGTTGCCATGGGGCAGGACAAGTGCCGCCTCCCACTCCGGCGTGACGTGAGAGGATTCGATATGTTTGTGCCCTTCGCCAAAGCCGGGAACCGCCATCAGGTCCGGCTCGTGCACGTCTTGCGCGACCTCGCCGGGGTAGCTGCCAGCGGGGCCGACATAGGCGATGCGGCGGCCCGACATGATAATTTCTTGATCCGTCAGCCACATACGCGAATGCACGTCGAGCAATTTGCCCACCCGAAGCCGCGTATCGGCGGGCTCATGACCAAGAGATACGCGCACGAGGCGTTGGCGGATTTTCACCTCGTCGGCGGCGTTGATCAGCGCGTCGGTGGGATGGTTCTGTGCCGTCATCGCGCCGTGCCTTCCGGGACCTTGCAGGGGATAGAGGCCTCGTAGAACGCGCTGACGCGGGCCATGTCTGCCTCTTCCAGCAGGGTGATCTTCGGGGTGCCGAGACGGCCCGAGGGGTCCACGACGGTCATCCCCCGCGTGATGCCGGGGGCGAGCGCCACGTCAACGGAGGCCTGAAGCGACCGGGTCATGATGGAGGGGTCGATGACGTAGGCGGCGGCGAGCGGGTCGACGAAGCGGAAGTAATCCTTGCCGGTGTAGCCATGGATAATCCCGCGCGCATGTTTCACGAGGGCGGCAGAGAACGGCTTGGTCGCCGTTTCGGGCGCGTTGGCCAGCATCTGGTCTACCGTCTCACCGCTGATCCGATGGTCGGTGCAGACTTCCCACGGAACCAGAACGGTCTCAATCTCTGCGGCAAAGACGATAGCCGCCGCTTCGGGGTCCGAGAAGATGTTGAATTCTGCCGCCGGGGTCACGTTACCGCGCCCGTGGATGGAGCCGCCCATGATCGTCACTTGCCCGATCCCCGCCACGCAATCGGGCGCGATCCGCAGGGCGAGGCCAAGGTTCGTGAGCGGGCCGATCAGCAGCAGATCGACCTTGTCGTTAGCACTTGCTGCCGCGCGGAGCGTGTCGATCAGAACGCCCACAGCATCGGCGCTTGCGGGCTCGGGGATTGTGGTAGGACGCGGTGCGCCGCCCAAGCCATCATCGCCGTGGATTTCCTTGGCGTGGGTGAAGGGCTGCACCAACGGGCGATCTGCGCCCATATGTACCGGAATATCGTCGCTCCCTGCGACTGCTAAAACCGACAGGATGTTCCCCGTGGCGGTCGGCAAATCCACGTTGCCAAACACCGTCAGGATCATGTCCGGCCCATGGTTTGCGGCAAGCAACATCAGCAAAGCCTGCGCGTCGTCTACGCCGCCGTCGGTATCAAGGATCAGTTTCCGCCGCATGGGCCGCCTCGTGTGCTGTTCAAAGGTTCTGGGCCGCAAAGGCCCCGGTACTTGGGTTATGTTTAAGGCGCACCAAGGGAAGGGGCTTGGGTTCCCCCCTTGGCGCTGGGGTCGTGTCAGTTGGACGTGCTTGCGGGTGTCCAGATGGTGCGCGGCAAGGCCGAAAGGATGTCGGCCCCACTGTCGGTCGCCACGACGATATCTTCAAGGCGCACGCCAAATTGGCCGGTCAGGTAGATCCCCGGCTCGATGGAAAAGACGTTGCCCGCGTGCATTACCGTTTCAGAGGTGGCGGTAATGTAGGGTGGCTCGTGGATGTCGATGCCAAGGCCGTGGCCGGTGCGATGCACGAAATACTCGCCGTATCCCGCTGCCTCGATCACGCCGCGGGCGGCGGCGTCGATGTCCTTCGCCACAACGCCGGGGCGCACAACGGCCATGGCGGCCTGCACGGCGTTTTCCACGACCTCAGTGACCTTCCGGAATTCGTCGGACGGTGTATCGCCGAACCAGCCACAGCGGGTCATATCGCTGGGGTAGCCGCCGATCCGGCAACCGGTGTCGATCAGTACGGCCATGTTGTCTTGCAGCACCGTGTCGCCTGTGTGGTGGTGCGGGAAGGCGCCGTTTTCGCCGAAGCCGATGATGGTGAATTCAGGCTTCGCACCATGGGCTTTGTAGTAATCGTGGATCACCGTCTGCACGTCACGTTCCGTCATGCCGACCCGCAGAGCGGCAAAGGCGGCGGTGGCTGCGGCATCGTTAAGGTGGGCGCAGGCTCGCAGGGCGTCAATTTCCGCCGTGTCCTTCATGGCCCGCAGATGGCCCAGAGTATCGACCGAGAAGCGCCGTTTCGGCGCGTCCATGGCGTCAATCAACAGCAGCGCAAAATCGGCGCGCATCGCCTCGTCCAGGGCGACGGATTGGCCCGCGTCGGTGACGCCACAGGTCTGCAACAAGCGGTCCAGCGCGGCGCTTGGGCCTTGCTCATCGCTCCAGGTTTCAAACGGAAGATCCGTCGCCTGCCGCACGGAGTTAGCGTTGAGCACAGGCATCAGAAAACCCGCGTGGCTTTGGCTGACCAACAGCATCACCGGGCGTTCATCGCCATGGGGATCAGCGCCCGACAGCCACGTCATATGGCTGGTGGGGCCAAGGGCAACAAGGTCGGTGCCTGTCTCGGTCATCCGCGCCCGCAAACGCGCAAGGCGGTCTTTATAAATGTCCATCTCTGGCCCCATTAGTCTTTGGAAAAGGTCAAAACGAATATCGCCGGCCCCGTTGGAGGCCGGCGAAAAGGGTGGTTGCGATCAGCTTTTGTCTACAAGGCGGTAGAACACGAAGTCCGAAGTCGCGCCGTTGACGTAGCCGCTGACGTTCTCGGCCATGCCCACTTGGTAGGAGGCTTGGAACATGATCACGATGGGCGATTCCGCCTGAACGCGACGCTGAAGCTCCAGATACATTTCCTCACGAACCGCGGGATCGGATTCTGTCAGAGCGGCGCGAGTCATCTCGTTCATCTCTTCTGGAACGGCCCAGGAGTTCCGCCAAGTGGTTGTGGCGGTGTAGGTCTCCTGCCGGTTGTCAGAGTTGTAGGCGAAGGCTTTGGCGTTGGAGTGGGGGTCCATGAAGTCCGGGCCCCAATACAGCAACATCGCTTCGTGGCTACGATCACGGTAGCGGGTGATGACCTGCGAACCGGTGCCGGGCAGAATTTCGAACTCGATCCCTGCTTCGGCGAAAGAGGCCTGCAGCGATTGCGCCATGTCGGTGAAGGGGGCTGCGTTAATCACGTCGAGTGTGACGGTGATCGGCAGTTCGATGCCTGCATCCTCAAGGATTTGCGCGGCACGCTCTGGGTCGTAGGAATAGGGCGTGTCGGTCAGGGCACCGGGGAAACCTTCGGGCCAGAATGCCTGATGAACTTCCATTTGACCGGCGATGATCGAGTTGGTCATGCCCTCATAGTCCACCAGATAACGGGCAGCTTCCCAAACGGCGGGGGGTGTCAGGCTTTCGACGTTCTGGTTGAACGACAGGAAGTGAACGGCGGCTTGCGGGAACGTGTCCACTTGCAGCGCGTCCGCGTCCAGCGCGGCGATCTGGTCGGGCGTCAGGTTGCGCGCGATATCCACGTCACCAGCTTCCAGCAGTAGTTGCTGTGTGGCGCTTTCGGCAACGTGACGGATGATGACGCCATCAATGGCAGGGGCGCCGTTGAAGTAGTCGGGGTTGGCATCCATGCGGATCAATTCAGCCGCGCGGAAGGTGTTGAGAGAGAACGGGCCAGTACCAGCAGTGTTGGCGTTCAGCCAAGCGTTGCCCATGTCGCCGTCAACTTCGTTGGCCATCGCCGTTTCGATATCCACGATGGACGCGGGGCGCGAAGCCAGCACGTTCATCACGAAGGCAGGGGAGAAGTCGCCATCGTAGCGTACGGTAACGGTGTTGCCGTCGGCTGTGACCATCTCGCCCACGTTTTCAGGCGTCCAACCCAGTTGGGTCAGAATGAAGGCCGGTGTCAGGTTCAACTGCACAACCCGAGAGAACGAGCCTACAACGTCTTCGCCACGCAGTGGGTTGCCGGAGTGGAACGTCACGCCGTCACGCAGGGTGAAAACGATGGTCTTTGCTTCGGCGTCGATTTCCCAAGATTCCGCAAGGCCAGCGGCCAGAACGGTGGTGTCTTCGGCATCGTATTGCACCAAACGGTCGTAGGTGTTCGTGACCAATTCACCGGAGGTGAATTCATAGGCCTGCGCCGGGTCAATCGCGACAATGTCGTCGATGTTCTGGGCCACAACGAGGATATCCGCAGGGGTATCCGCGTGCGCTGCGGGCGTGGCCAGCGGCAAGGCCAGCATCGCCGACAGTAGGGCGGGTTTCAGCATTTTCATGGGTTTTAACTCCGTGCTGGTTTCAGGTTAGCCATTGGAATTGGCCGGGTTCATTTCGGGTAGTTTGACCGCGCCCTTGCGTTGCAGCACCGAAAGGGTGCCGGTCCACAAAATGCGCGTCGTGCTTTGGGTCTCATTGGACCACGAATGGGGGGTTGAGCCGGTGTAGTGCAGGCTGTCCCCCTGTTGTAAAATGAAGGTCTGACCGCCAAGGGTCTGGGTGATTTCGCCGTCCAGCAGAAAGATGATCTCTTCGCCTTCGTGGCTGACCACTTCCGAGGCATATCCGGCGGGGACGTGCAAAATGTAGCTCGACAATTCGGCGCCGGGGAAATCCGCGCTTACGGATTCGTACATGATGGACGAACCGTCGATCGAGAACTGAGGCCGCGCGCCCGCCCGTGTCAGGCTGTCAGATGGCTTGGGCGTAGTGATGAAGTACTCCAGCCCGACCGACAGCGCCTGGGCGATTTGCGCCAACGTGCCAAGCGAGGGGGTCGATTGTCCGCGCTCCACCTGGCTGAGATAGCCAACCGACAATCCTGCCGCGTCGCAAAGCGCCTGCAACGTCAGATCCAGTTGCTTGCGCCGCTTGCGGATCAACGCGCCTAGGGCGGGGTCTTTGTCGCTCTTTGGTCTTGCCATTCTTCGCTCCCCCTGTGGTTTGACGATTGATCGACTTTCACCACAATTTTTTTGATCTAACCAAAACTATTTGCCAAATCCAAGCAAAATGTTACATCGTCGTGAAATGGCGCCACCTTCATTCTCGCCAAAGGAGCCCCCACAAAGATGGCATTTCAAGACATCAAATCAGGCCCAATTGGCAGCACAACAGTAGGCATTCTGCGGTTTGTCATCGTTGTGGCGCTGACGTTTCTGGGCCTTCTGGCGCTGACTTTCTTCATTGGTCGCGTGGTGCCAATTGATCCTGTTTTGTCGGTGGTCGGTGACCGCGCGACACCAGAGCAATATGAGGTCGCACGCATCGCTATGGGCCTCGATCGCCCATTAATTGTGCAGTTTGTCAGCTACGTCGGCGATGTGCTGCGATTCGATATGGGCATGTCCACCTCGACCAACCGCCCCGTGGCGGAAGACCTTGCCCGGGTGTTTCCAGCCACCTTGGAGATGGCGACCCTTGGCATCTTAATCGGCGTCGGCCTTGGCGTACCCGCAGGGGTATTGGCGGCCGCATGGCAAGGTAGCTGGGTGGATCAGGTGATCCGCGTCTTCGCACTGTTGGGCTATTCGGTGCCTGCCTTCTGGTTGGGTCTCGTGGGCCTTGCGGTGTTTTACGCGTGGCTTGGCTGGGTCGAAGGGCCGGGCCGGGTGAGTATCTATTACGACGGAATAACCCCCGTCGTGACCGGCCTCCTTACTGTCGATGCCGTGCTTGATGGCGATTGGGAAGTCGTGAAAAGCGCGTGGTCGCATATCATCCTTCCCGCCTCGATCCTTGCGGTCTTTTCGCTGGCCTATATCGCACGGATGACGCGGTCGTTCATGCTGGATCAGTTGAGCCAAGAATACGTCACCACCGCCCGCGTGAAGGGTGTGCCGGAATGGCGGGTGATCTGGGTCCATGCCTTCGGCTCGATCCGGGTGCCCCTGATTACCGTCATCGGCCTAAGCTACGCGGGCCTGCTGGAAGGGTCAGTAATGATTGAGACCGTGTTTTCCTGGCCCGGCATCGGCAACTACCTGACCACTGCGCTTTTCAACGCCGACATGAATGCCGTGCTGGGCGCGACGTTGGTGATTGGCGCGGTGTTTATCATGATTAACAAGGTGTCCGACGTGCTCTACCGCGTCCTAGACCCCCGTAGCCGCGAAGGGAGCCGTTAAGATGCACGCTTGGCTCATTGACGATAGCCCCTCTTCCCGCCTTCAAGCCGCATCGGGGCGCGCTTACCGGATTACGCAAGACATGTTGCGCAATCCGCTCGCTGTGGCGGGGGCGCTTATCATTGCGGCGTTGGTCCTGACGGCGATCTTTGCCGACACCATCGCGCCGGGCGGCCCCGGTGGGCAGTTTCTTGATCGTCGGCTAGAGCCGCCCTCGGCTGCTCATTGGTTCGGCACGGATCAATTGGGCCGCGATATCTTTGCCCGTGTCGTCCATGGTGCGCAGATCACCTTGCAGATTGTGGCCTTGGTAGCGATCATTTCAGCCCCCCTTGGACTGTTGATCGGGGCGATCTCGGGCTATTTCGGGGGCTGGATCGACCGCGCCCTGATGGGCGTTACCGATGTGTTCCTCTCGATGCCGAAGCTGGTGCTGGCCCTTGCCTTCGCCGCCGCCCTCGGGCCGGGGATCGAGAACGCGATTATCGCCATCGCCATCACCACATGGCCCGCCTATGCGCGGATTGCGCGGGCAGAAACGCTGACCCTTCGCAATTCGGAGTTTGTGGCCGCGGCCCGCCTGTTGGGCGCGTCGCACACCCGCATCATCACGCGCCATGTGCTGCCGCTTTGCACCTCGTCGATGATCGTGCGCGTCACCCTTGATATGGCGGGGATCATCCTGACGGCGGCGGGCCTCGGCTTTCTGGGTCTTGGTGCGCAACCGCCCGAACCGGAATGGGGCGCGATGATCTCGGGCGGACGCTCGTTCATCTACGACCAGTGGTGGGTTTCGACCTTCCCCGGCTTCGCAATCATCCTTGTGTCGCTTGGTTTCTGTTTCCTTGGGGACGGTCTGCGCGACGTGTTGGACCCAAAATCGGAGCGTAAGGGATGAGCCTACTTTCTGTTAAAGACCTCACCGTTAGTTTCCCCACGCCCAAGGGCCGGGTGAATGTGGTGGACGGCGTGTCCTTTGATCTGGGGCAGGAGCGCCTTGGGATCGTGGGTGAAAGCGGGTCGGGCAAGTCGATGACCGGCCGTGCGATCCTGCGCCTGATCCGGCGGCCCGGGCAAGTCTCGGGCAAAATCGCTTCTGAGGGGCAAGACCTAGGCGCCCTGTCCGAACGGCAGATGCGGCAGATGCGCGGCGCGAAGATCTCGATGATCATGCAAGATCCGCGCTATTCCCTGAACCCGGTGATGACCATCGGCGCACAGATCGCCGAGGCCCTGCGCACCCATGAGC
Proteins encoded:
- a CDS encoding ABC transporter permease; protein product: MTNRIHPLLILMTILVYIFLLGPLIIIFGASVSDTTFLAFPPQGLTLHWFENIWEISAFRRTIVTSLQVAFLGTFFALLIGIPAAYALNRHRIYLPGWLSTLFVLPILVPEIVIGFSLLRSVNVGLGAPVFVSLLIGHTLLVLPYVVRVISASLASFDFSIEEAAISLGSHPVKSFFTIVLPNIRAGVIAAFILAFITSINDVSVSLFLTGPGISTLPIQILAHVEQFFDPTVASVSVLLMGLTIIVMVIVERTLGLTIVAK
- a CDS encoding ABC transporter permease, whose protein sequence is MNKITGWILSSPATLAVSLFLIIPVAATISFTFTAPGGTFAPYVDFFASGFQRTVLWRTFEIAALTTVISLIFGLLTAFVVSRSPPWMKSVLIVLAVFPLLTGVVVRSFAWLIILGRNGVLNNSLEWLGIIERPLALLYSQTAVVLALIYIFIPLMILVLIGVLENIPDDLLQASASLGAPPTKTFIQVILPLATPGLIVGAVLVFTASFTSYATPHLLGGTRQMMMGTFLHQRAMTSFDWVSASTVAAIMVVVIVTTVLVMTRIAKRLNPMAS
- a CDS encoding ABC transporter substrate-binding protein; translation: MKKLSTSRIAAASVAAMLAATPALAQDRTFTISWWGFNGDALQEIIVDPFQEMCDCEVIFETGNNSDRLSRLQLRGGEGVDVIYLTDRFSQLGIELGLFQPIDRAQVPNIDELYDLAQTPQGEYGPAYSIGRVGIVYNADEVEAPITSWNDLWREDLAGSVSLPGITTTAGPMVVLRAGERAGVNAYDDPDAAFAEVSELQPNILTNYNTGSEMINLFSTGEITVSMAQDFALGRLQAAVPSVVWADLDDGAIATLNTINIPTGSENVELAHQFLNFVLSTEIQQTLAERGVDAPVNNGVDLTEEQAAPWTYGDEMISSLNQIDYVPLNANLTSWIDRWNEIFGM
- a CDS encoding amidohydrolase family protein → MTAQNHPTDALINAADEVKIRQRLVRVSLGHEPADTRLRVGKLLDVHSRMWLTDQEIIMSGRRIAYVGPAGSYPGEVAQDVHEPDLMAVPGFGEGHKHIESSHVTPEWEAALVLPHGNTWTCEASHEFSNVNGPRNLEFWFKARLEGSPQKIFPLPGSAVPPTAYEWGGGHFGYDEQLGFMTDNMMVAGLDEVMDWPAVWNPENPSYDRLWGMIEATFEKRGVVEGHAAGIRDMATINAFAAAGLASDHEAWTTEEVLDKLRRGLFMELRPHSLTEMVRGLIEAGLSDWSQFALTTDDRSCSDTLKMGATDYNVRLAIDAGLAPEIAIQMVTINPARHMRLTPWVGSIAPGRFGDIVLLDDLQNLSIAKVWADGELVADNGVYLKPVPKIDWPDWATQTVNITRDMTADDFAIKADPGRETMTAALLRPFHWDDNFIEMELPVEGGLVQRDTARNVTKFAIVDRFSGEGKTAAMFWLGTGPSSPDTALACSMGHDKHNIWAVGSSDAAMAQAVNALRETQGGWALVREGELVATVRYEVGGLMTCRAPQELDAEMQNLYAEGAKIDWMFEPTFSPRWFPGFPERLAFATLTCAPWRWVLVAPSELAPQGFVNVATGETHRVVW
- a CDS encoding nucleoside hydrolase, with product MRRKLILDTDGGVDDAQALLMLLAANHGPDMILTVFGNVDLPTATGNILSVLAVAGSDDIPVHMGADRPLVQPFTHAKEIHGDDGLGGAPRPTTIPEPASADAVGVLIDTLRAAASANDKVDLLLIGPLTNLGLALRIAPDCVAGIGQVTIMGGSIHGRGNVTPAAEFNIFSDPEAAAIVFAAEIETVLVPWEVCTDHRISGETVDQMLANAPETATKPFSAALVKHARGIIHGYTGKDYFRFVDPLAAAYVIDPSIMTRSLQASVDVALAPGITRGMTVVDPSGRLGTPKITLLEEADMARVSAFYEASIPCKVPEGTAR
- a CDS encoding Xaa-Pro peptidase family protein, which produces MDIYKDRLARLRARMTETGTDLVALGPTSHMTWLSGADPHGDERPVMLLVSQSHAGFLMPVLNANSVRQATDLPFETWSDEQGPSAALDRLLQTCGVTDAGQSVALDEAMRADFALLLIDAMDAPKRRFSVDTLGHLRAMKDTAEIDALRACAHLNDAAATAAFAALRVGMTERDVQTVIHDYYKAHGAKPEFTIIGFGENGAFPHHHTGDTVLQDNMAVLIDTGCRIGGYPSDMTRCGWFGDTPSDEFRKVTEVVENAVQAAMAVVRPGVVAKDIDAAARGVIEAAGYGEYFVHRTGHGLGIDIHEPPYITATSETVMHAGNVFSIEPGIYLTGQFGVRLEDIVVATDSGADILSALPRTIWTPASTSN
- a CDS encoding ABC transporter substrate-binding protein; amino-acid sequence: MKMLKPALLSAMLALPLATPAAHADTPADILVVAQNIDDIVAIDPAQAYEFTSGELVTNTYDRLVQYDAEDTTVLAAGLAESWEIDAEAKTIVFTLRDGVTFHSGNPLRGEDVVGSFSRVVQLNLTPAFILTQLGWTPENVGEMVTADGNTVTVRYDGDFSPAFVMNVLASRPASIVDIETAMANEVDGDMGNAWLNANTAGTGPFSLNTFRAAELIRMDANPDYFNGAPAIDGVIIRHVAESATQQLLLEAGDVDIARNLTPDQIAALDADALQVDTFPQAAVHFLSFNQNVESLTPPAVWEAARYLVDYEGMTNSIIAGQMEVHQAFWPEGFPGALTDTPYSYDPERAAQILEDAGIELPITVTLDVINAAPFTDMAQSLQASFAEAGIEFEILPGTGSQVITRYRDRSHEAMLLYWGPDFMDPHSNAKAFAYNSDNRQETYTATTTWRNSWAVPEEMNEMTRAALTESDPAVREEMYLELQRRVQAESPIVIMFQASYQVGMAENVSGYVNGATSDFVFYRLVDKS
- a CDS encoding helix-turn-helix domain-containing protein encodes the protein MARPKSDKDPALGALIRKRRKQLDLTLQALCDAAGLSVGYLSQVERGQSTPSLGTLAQIAQALSVGLEYFITTPKPSDSLTRAGARPQFSIDGSSIMYESVSADFPGAELSSYILHVPAGYASEVVSHEGEEIIFLLDGEITQTLGGQTFILQQGDSLHYTGSTPHSWSNETQSTTRILWTGTLSVLQRKGAVKLPEMNPANSNG
- a CDS encoding ABC transporter permease codes for the protein MAFQDIKSGPIGSTTVGILRFVIVVALTFLGLLALTFFIGRVVPIDPVLSVVGDRATPEQYEVARIAMGLDRPLIVQFVSYVGDVLRFDMGMSTSTNRPVAEDLARVFPATLEMATLGILIGVGLGVPAGVLAAAWQGSWVDQVIRVFALLGYSVPAFWLGLVGLAVFYAWLGWVEGPGRVSIYYDGITPVVTGLLTVDAVLDGDWEVVKSAWSHIILPASILAVFSLAYIARMTRSFMLDQLSQEYVTTARVKGVPEWRVIWVHAFGSIRVPLITVIGLSYAGLLEGSVMIETVFSWPGIGNYLTTALFNADMNAVLGATLVIGAVFIMINKVSDVLYRVLDPRSREGSR